Proteins encoded together in one Quercus lobata isolate SW786 chromosome 3, ValleyOak3.0 Primary Assembly, whole genome shotgun sequence window:
- the LOC115979026 gene encoding probable ascorbate-specific transmembrane electron transporter 1: protein MAPRSYRVSATPFVIFAQLITVAVITLVLVWLLHFQKGFSFKSDERSKLFNLHPFLMVIGLIVIGGQAIMAYKSIPAKRKTRKGVHLVLHLTAFLSGILGIYVIFKYKKEEGAQNFLTLHSWLGITTVSLYGLQFVSGFFAYFFPGAEWTARATLLPWHIFVGMVIFFFAMVNAEIGLSGFSQTVSSFSERYIVNFTGLLILLYAISVTFVVILPGPYQ, encoded by the exons ATGGCACCTCGTAGCTACAGAGTCTCGGCAACCCCGTTTGTGATATTTGCACAATTGATAACCGTAGCAGTGATAACTCTAGTGCTTGTTTGGCTCCTTCATTTTCAGAAaggattttctttcaaatccgATGAGAGATCAAAGCTTTTCAAC CTACATCCTTTCCTAATGGTGATAGGGCTTATTGTAATTGGAGGACAAG CTATCATGGCATACAAGTCAATCCCTGCGAAAAGAAAGACGCGTAAAGGGGTTCATTTGGTTTTGCACCTGACGGCTTTTCTCTCTGGAATTTTGGGAATTTATGtgattttcaaatataaaaaagaggaaGGAGCCCAGAATTTTCTAACCTTGCATTCCTGGCTGGGCATTACCACCGTATCTTTGTATGGCTTGCAG TTTGTGTCAGGTTTCTTTGCCTATTTCTTCCCGGGTGCAGAATGGACAGCAAGAGCAACACTTCTTCCATGGCATATATTTGTTGGAATGGTGATCTTCTTCTTTGCAATGGTAAATGCTGAAATAGGGTTGTCTGGGTTTTCTCAGACAGTCAGTTCCTTTTCTGAAAGATACATAGTGAACTTCACTGGGCTGTTGATCCTTCTCTATGCAATCAGTGTTACCTTCGTAGTCATCCTTCCTGGACCTTATCAATGA
- the LOC115981671 gene encoding protein OBERON 3 yields the protein MVMLRDKDLSNGRLGCEGDNCSQTKLSQQKKENPDEKMSFAEKGMDFQRDSGMGSDRNGFRSKLPTKTGTSGTQELTLSYLCDNSKLGLPEKEKNLLYSRERETNASIAENSISNQGEKWVERDFLNLNETRGNSSKREVEEELDRENIVPEKKPKLETLNLSLALPDVSLSLTAAPIPNQIAAKSMQSLAPSNNCSNDFTATATSMSYSYSLPFSHNPSCSLTRNSTENYDDQIWNCGEGTNGSVHSRFKPIGDGAVGLSNHGAGSLFSMMQANQASTRKKDFCSNVNNNNSSHYRTTTGSENHSFFPSELPARPRIDTLSGDSRGRGSEGLRNLEGVDGGGGGGGSGSGRVRKLSRQERLVIEIVSESVPDMAQICQELPEETVAMVKDYLNGIIIMPEKKEELVGLQYLLERRSDLTRETLSKCHKRQLEVLVAVKMGLGSYLSSEIRLSTNDLVDIFLYVKCRNVNCRSVLPVDDCDCKICSGNKGFCSQCMCPICLKFDYANNTCSWVGCDVCSHWCHAACGIQKNLIKPGPSLKGPSGSTEMQLHCIGCSHASEMFGFVKDVFMLCAKNWALETLKKELDCVRKIFRGSEDYKGKELHLKADDMLSKLETKMVSPSDACNSMIQFFNYGMSAPVVASNELVATQSILKKEATPLSQSISLPPKYTAFNMSSSSIRNDLLSNDLRQSDLKPSIMSELTTDDDFRFGSLSKKDSFDSLESLVRIKEAEARMFQNKADDARREAEGFRRMIRTKNDKVEEEYAGKLAKLCLQETEERRRKKLEELKVLENSHGDYFNMKRRMEAEITGLLERMEATKQQWAC from the exons ATGGTCATGTTGAGAGATAAAGATCTCTCTAATGGTCGGTTAGGTTGTGAGGGTGACAATTGCTCACAGACTAAGCTCTCTCAGCAGAAGAAGGAGAACCCAGATGAGAAAATGAGTTTTGCTGAAAAGGGTATGGATTTTCAGAGAGATTCAGGGATGGGTTCTGATAGGAATGGTTTCAGATCAAAGTTGCCAACAAAAACAGGGACTTCAGGGACACAAGAGCTCACACTCAGCTACCTCTGTGACAATTCCAAACTGGGTCTtcctgagaaagagaaaaacttgCTGTATTCCCGAGAAAGAGAAACGAACGCTTCTATTGCTGAGAATTCAATTTCAAACCAAGGTGAGAAATGGGTGGAGAGGGATTTCCTCAATCTGAACGAAACAAGGGGGAATTCCTCGAAACGAGAGGTGGAGGAAGAGCTTGATAGAGAGAATATAGTGCCAGAGAAAAAGCCAAAGCTTGAGACTTTGAACTTGTCTCTAGCTTTGCCtgatgtttctctctctctcactgctGCTCCAATTCCCAACCAGATTGCTGCTAAGAGTATGCAATCTTTAGCACCTTCTAACAATTGTTCCAATGATTTTACTGCCACTGCTACTTCCATGTCTTACTCTTATTCCCTTCCCTTTTCCCACAACCCCAGTTGCTCTTTGACTCGTAATTCCACTGAAAATTACGATGACCAGATTTGGAACTGTGGGGAAGGGACTAATGGTTCGGTTCATAGTCGATTTAAGCCGATCGGTGATGGGGCTGTGGGGCTTTCCAATCATGGTGCAGGAAGCCTTTTTTCAATGATGCAGGCAAATCAGGCTAGTACTCGTAAAAAGGACTTTTGTAGTAAtgttaataacaataatagtaGTCATTATAGGACTACAACTGGCTCTGAGAACCATTCCTTTTTCCCGTCTGAGCTCCCTGCAAGGCCGCGGATTGATACGCTGTCTGGTGATTCCAGAGGGCGGGGTTCAGAGGGTTTGAGGAATTTGGAGGGTgtggatggtggtggtggtggtggtggtagtggtagtGGGAGGGTTAGGAAGTTGTCTAGACAGGAGAGACTTGTTATAGAGATTGTATCTGAGTCTGTTCCTGATATGGCTCAGATATGTCAGGAACTTCCGGAGGAGACAGTTGCTATGGTTAAGGATTACTTGAATGGTATAATTATAATGCCTGAGAAGAAAGAGGAATTAGTGGGATTACAGTATTTGCTTGAACGCAGATCTGATCTTACTAGGGAGACTCTGTCTAAGTGCCACAAGAGGCAGTTGGAAGTTTTGGTTGCTGTGAAGATGGGGCTTGGAAGCTACTTATCTAGTGAAATTCGCCTCTCAACAAATGATCTTGTGGACATTTTCTTGTATGTGAAATGTAGAAATGTAAATTGCCGGAGCGTACTGCCGGTTGATGATTGTGACTGCAAGATTTGCTCAGGAAATAAGGGGTTTTGCAGCCAGTGTATGTGTCCCATCtgtttgaaatttgattatGCCAACAATACCTGCAGTTGGGTTGGTTGTGATGTGTGCTCCCATTGGTGCCATGCTGCTTGTGGCATTCAGAAGAATCTGATTAAGCCAGGTCCTAGCTTGAAGGGACCTTCAGGGAGTACTGAGATGCAGTTACACTGCATTGGGTGTAGTCATGCTTCGGAAATGTTTGGTTTCGTTAAGGATGTGTTTATGCTTTGCGCAAAGAATTGGGCTTTGGAAACTCTTAAAAAGGAGCTTGATTGTGTCAGGAAAATTTTCAGGGGAAGTGAAGATTACAAAGGCAAAGAATTGCATCTTAAGGCTGATGATATGCTATCCAAGCTTGAGACCAAAATGGTCTCTCCTTCAGATGCGTGCAACAGCATGATTCAGTTTTTCAACT ATGGCATGTCTGCTCCTGTTGTGGCTTCAAATGAGTTGGTGGCAACTCAATCTATCCTTAAAAAAGAAGCAACCCCTCTTTCACAATCCATTTCTCTACCCCCAAAATATACAGCGTTCAACATGAGCTCTTCTAGCATACGCAACGATTTACTGTCGAACGATCTTCGTCAGAGTGACCTCAAACCTTCCATAATGAGTGAGTTGACAACAGATGATGATTTCCGGTTTGGGTCATTGTCAAAGAAAGATAGCTTTGACAGCTTGGAAAGCTTAGTGCGGATCAAGGAAGCAGAAGCGAGGATGTTCCAGAACAAGGCTGATGATGCGCGGAGAGAGGCTGAAGGTTTCCGGCGGATGATTAGGACTAAGAATGACAAGGTGGAAGAAGAGTATGCTGGAAAGCTTGCCAAACTATGTTTGCAAGAGACTGAGGAAAGGCGCAGGAAGAAACTGGAGGAGCTAAAGGTTTTGGAAAATTCACATGGTGATTATTTCAACATGAAACGCAGAATGGAAGCTGAGATTACTGGCTTGTTAGAGAGAATGGAGGCAACAAAGCAGCAGTGGGCTTGTTAG